A portion of the Algimonas porphyrae genome contains these proteins:
- a CDS encoding tetratricopeptide repeat protein has product MVDFISEVEEELRKDDYNKFLRKYGPLIIGLLIGVVLLVAWMEWRDYSNERSARAAGFSYLAADDLLQEGNTQQASQAFLKLADVAPDGYAGLSLMRAAIIAAESGNEAEAIRLYDAAAARFDEDRHVQLASLKAAYVVANRGDWSDVDQRAGQLAAQGAPYEFLARELIATAALNQGDLERARAEFSYLDTIPGVPDTVARRAEQALILMNTASQSGEEPTLPAPEDTNDETP; this is encoded by the coding sequence ATGGTCGATTTCATTTCCGAGGTCGAAGAGGAACTTCGCAAGGACGATTACAACAAGTTCCTGCGGAAATACGGGCCGTTGATCATCGGCCTGCTCATCGGTGTCGTACTTCTGGTCGCGTGGATGGAATGGCGCGATTACAGCAATGAGCGCTCTGCCCGTGCGGCTGGGTTCTCCTATCTTGCGGCTGACGATTTGCTGCAGGAAGGGAATACTCAACAGGCCAGTCAAGCCTTTCTAAAACTCGCCGATGTCGCGCCTGACGGTTATGCCGGTCTGTCGCTGATGCGCGCCGCGATCATCGCCGCCGAAAGCGGCAATGAGGCGGAGGCAATCCGTCTTTACGATGCAGCCGCAGCCCGTTTCGACGAAGATCGTCACGTACAACTGGCGTCGCTGAAAGCGGCCTATGTGGTTGCCAATCGCGGCGACTGGTCCGATGTCGATCAGCGGGCCGGACAGCTGGCCGCGCAAGGCGCGCCTTATGAATTTCTGGCGCGGGAACTGATCGCGACCGCTGCCCTCAATCAGGGCGATCTGGAACGCGCGCGCGCCGAGTTTTCCTATCTCGATACGATCCCGGGCGTGCCGGACACGGTGGCCCGCCGTGCCGAGCAGGCGCTTATTCTCATGAACACGGCCAGTCAGTCCGGTGAAGAACCGACATTACCGGCCCCGGAAGACACTAATGATGAAACGCCCTGA
- the panB gene encoding 3-methyl-2-oxobutanoate hydroxymethyltransferase, with product MSAQPQNTRPHSRPVKRTRRITAPQITARKGGDPVVCLTAYDAPTAEIIDPHCDLILVGDSVGMVVHGLPSTVGVTLDMMILHGQAVMRGSKTALVVVDLPFGSYEGTPETAFASASRVMMETGCQAVKIESGSYAADTIAYLVERGIPVMSHVGLRPQSMHVLGGFKARGRRQAVADEIVRNAEQASKAGSFAVVVEGVSAKIADRVTQAVDIPTIGIGASPRCDGQILVTPDMLGLFDRVPKFVHKFGDMRAQIDTAVRQYADDVADRSFPRDENLYIFKD from the coding sequence ATGTCGGCACAGCCACAGAATACGCGCCCTCATTCGCGGCCTGTCAAACGGACGCGTCGGATTACGGCTCCGCAGATCACGGCGCGCAAGGGCGGCGATCCAGTCGTCTGTCTGACGGCCTATGACGCGCCGACGGCTGAAATCATCGATCCGCATTGCGACCTGATTCTGGTCGGCGATTCGGTTGGTATGGTTGTGCACGGCTTGCCGAGTACGGTTGGTGTGACGCTCGACATGATGATCCTGCATGGTCAGGCCGTAATGCGCGGCTCGAAAACGGCGCTCGTTGTCGTCGACCTGCCGTTCGGTTCCTATGAAGGAACGCCGGAGACGGCTTTTGCTTCTGCATCGCGCGTGATGATGGAAACGGGTTGCCAGGCCGTGAAGATCGAATCAGGCTCCTACGCCGCAGACACGATCGCCTATCTGGTCGAGCGCGGCATCCCGGTAATGAGCCATGTCGGCCTGCGCCCGCAGAGCATGCATGTGCTGGGCGGGTTCAAGGCGCGGGGACGACGTCAGGCTGTTGCTGACGAGATCGTTCGCAACGCCGAGCAGGCCTCCAAGGCCGGGTCTTTTGCAGTTGTTGTGGAAGGCGTATCAGCCAAGATCGCCGACCGGGTGACCCAGGCCGTCGACATTCCGACTATTGGTATCGGCGCGTCGCCACGGTGTGACGGACAAATTCTTGTCACGCCCGACATGCTGGGCCTGTTCGACCGGGTGCCGAAATTCGTTCACAAGTTCGGCGATATGCGTGCCCAAATCGATACCGCTGTGCGCCAATATGCGGACGATGTGGCGGACCGGTCCTTCCCACGGGATGAGAACCTTTATATTTTCAAGGATTGA
- a CDS encoding acyl-CoA dehydrogenase — MSFTPPVNAIGFLLRHGVDFEAIARTGAFEETPPDLLDAILGGASDFARDVIAPTNWDGDQNPATLSDGNVTASPGFRDAYHQFVEGGWQTVAMPSAIGGMGLPSAVSVATNEMLYAANMALGLCPMLTSSAVKAIEAHADEALKATYLPKMLAGEWTGAMCLTEPQAGSDLGPVRTKAEDNGDGTYAITGQKIYITWGDHDCADNIIHLVLARLPDSPPGSRGISLFLCPKYHVEADGALGERNAFRPIGLEHKIGIHGSPTCVMEFNAATGYLVGEVNRGLACMFTMMNEARLFVGVQGVAIGERAYQAALDYAQERVQGIPPGQDAGAPILDHPDVRRMLIDMKAKLMGARTICLATAEASDLGHHDREGLLTPIAKSYGSDTGVEVTSIAVQVHGGMGYVEETGAAQHYRDSRIAPIYEGTNGIQAIDLIGRKLRRDGGEAMRALIADLRAGITEVKSASGSDLSVCAAAMDKGLETMSVATDIVLNASELDALGVASDYLSLCAHVISGCYLALTVAKGLASGDDQAPAMASLARYHALSIMPMADGMLESIRAGADPVFDFPRARLADL, encoded by the coding sequence ATGAGCTTTACGCCGCCCGTCAATGCGATTGGCTTTCTTCTGCGCCACGGCGTCGACTTCGAAGCGATCGCCCGGACAGGCGCATTCGAAGAGACACCGCCCGATCTTCTGGACGCGATTTTGGGCGGCGCCTCCGATTTCGCGCGCGATGTCATTGCACCCACCAATTGGGATGGGGACCAGAATCCGGCGACACTGTCAGACGGCAATGTGACTGCTTCACCGGGGTTCAGGGACGCCTATCACCAGTTCGTCGAGGGCGGATGGCAAACCGTCGCCATGCCGAGCGCGATTGGCGGCATGGGCCTTCCGAGCGCTGTCAGCGTTGCCACGAACGAGATGCTCTATGCAGCGAATATGGCACTGGGGCTGTGCCCGATGCTGACCAGCTCGGCGGTGAAAGCCATCGAGGCGCATGCCGATGAGGCGCTGAAAGCGACCTATTTGCCGAAAATGCTGGCCGGAGAATGGACCGGGGCCATGTGCCTGACCGAACCGCAGGCGGGATCCGACCTGGGCCCCGTGCGCACCAAGGCGGAGGATAATGGCGACGGCACCTATGCGATCACCGGACAAAAAATCTATATCACTTGGGGCGATCACGACTGCGCAGATAATATCATCCATCTTGTCCTCGCGCGTCTGCCTGACAGTCCGCCCGGATCGCGCGGTATCTCGCTGTTCCTCTGTCCCAAATATCATGTCGAGGCGGATGGCGCTCTGGGCGAGCGAAATGCGTTTCGACCGATCGGCCTGGAACATAAGATCGGCATTCACGGCAGCCCGACCTGCGTAATGGAGTTCAACGCCGCGACCGGCTATCTGGTCGGCGAAGTCAATCGTGGCCTGGCCTGCATGTTCACCATGATGAACGAAGCGCGGTTATTCGTCGGCGTTCAGGGCGTCGCCATTGGGGAACGGGCCTATCAAGCCGCCCTCGATTATGCGCAAGAGCGCGTGCAAGGCATCCCACCCGGGCAGGACGCCGGCGCGCCCATCCTCGATCATCCCGATGTGCGCCGCATGCTGATCGACATGAAAGCCAAACTGATGGGAGCGCGCACCATCTGTCTGGCCACAGCCGAAGCGTCTGACCTGGGCCATCATGACCGGGAAGGGCTGCTGACGCCGATCGCCAAGTCCTATGGCTCCGACACAGGCGTTGAGGTCACAAGCATCGCCGTGCAGGTGCATGGCGGTATGGGTTATGTCGAAGAAACCGGGGCCGCGCAGCATTATCGCGATTCCCGCATTGCACCGATCTATGAGGGCACGAACGGGATTCAGGCTATCGACCTGATCGGACGCAAATTGAGGCGCGATGGCGGCGAGGCGATGCGCGCGCTAATCGCGGATCTCCGTGCCGGTATTACTGAGGTGAAGTCTGCCTCCGGCAGCGACCTCTCGGTCTGCGCAGCTGCGATGGATAAGGGTCTGGAGACAATGTCCGTGGCAACGGATATCGTTCTGAATGCCAGCGAACTGGATGCGCTCGGTGTGGCCTCGGACTATCTGTCACTCTGTGCGCATGTCATCAGCGGTTGCTATCTGGCGCTGACCGTCGCGAAAGGACTCGCCAGCGGCGACGATCAGGCTCCAGCTATGGCCAGCCTGGCACGCTATCATGCCCTGTCGATCATGCCGATGGCGGACGGTATGCTGGAATCGATCCGCGCGGGCGCCGATCCAGTGTTCGACTTTCCCCGCGCCCGACTGGCGGACCTGTAA
- a CDS encoding c-type cytochrome encodes MLAAALVITGCGGSEPDNTATETTTAPAATTQTAKPEMTPMERGAILYKRCRACHTLDDGGRHKVGPNLWNIYGRTAGTMEGFNYSKSMTASEIVWTDETLSDYIENPSKYIAGNRMSFVGLRKAEDRAALLEYLRAETGG; translated from the coding sequence ATGCTTGCAGCCGCACTTGTCATCACAGGCTGCGGTGGCTCAGAACCGGACAACACTGCGACTGAGACGACAACCGCACCGGCCGCGACCACGCAAACGGCCAAGCCGGAGATGACGCCGATGGAACGCGGCGCGATTCTCTATAAGCGCTGCCGCGCCTGTCACACGCTGGACGATGGTGGACGGCACAAGGTCGGCCCGAACCTCTGGAACATTTACGGGCGAACCGCCGGAACCATGGAGGGCTTCAACTATTCCAAGTCCATGACGGCCTCCGAGATCGTCTGGACGGACGAAACACTGTCCGACTATATCGAAAACCCGTCGAAATATATTGCAGGCAACCGGATGAGTTTCGTTGGCTTGCGCAAAGCAGAGGATCGCGCGGCCCTGCTGGAATATCTGCGGGCGGAAACGGGCGGCTGA
- a CDS encoding NAD kinase — translation MKIAFTASDKPGAKSVMQGLVAQYGNVDAGDADVIVPIGGDGFMLRTLRRHMSLVKRGLPVFGMNRGTIGFLMNRMDTDDLPDRIAAAKQATVSPLKMDAVSAGGQVSELAFNEVSLFRQTQQAAHIRVSVDGLVRLEHLMADGVLVATPAGSTAYNLSAHGPVIPLGADVLALTPISAFRPRRWRGALLPNTAQVRLDVLEPERRPVSASADNQEIRHVEQVFIAQDMATTITLLFDADHGLDEKILREQFST, via the coding sequence ATGAAAATCGCCTTCACCGCGAGTGACAAGCCCGGTGCGAAGTCCGTCATGCAGGGCCTCGTCGCCCAATATGGCAATGTCGATGCCGGCGATGCGGACGTTATCGTACCGATCGGCGGCGACGGCTTCATGCTGCGAACGCTCCGCCGCCATATGTCGCTGGTCAAGCGCGGCCTTCCCGTCTTCGGAATGAACCGGGGCACGATCGGTTTTCTGATGAACCGCATGGACACGGACGATCTGCCGGACCGGATTGCCGCCGCCAAACAGGCGACGGTCTCGCCACTGAAAATGGATGCCGTATCTGCCGGCGGTCAGGTATCGGAACTGGCCTTCAACGAAGTATCGCTATTCCGGCAGACGCAACAGGCAGCCCATATTCGTGTCAGCGTGGATGGACTGGTCCGGCTGGAACATTTGATGGCAGACGGTGTTCTGGTTGCGACGCCAGCCGGATCGACAGCCTATAATCTATCGGCGCATGGCCCGGTCATTCCGCTCGGGGCCGACGTTCTGGCGCTAACCCCCATCAGCGCTTTTCGTCCGCGACGCTGGCGCGGAGCGCTGCTACCGAATACGGCCCAAGTGCGTCTCGACGTACTCGAACCTGAACGGCGTCCGGTCTCGGCGTCCGCCGACAATCAGGAAATCCGGCATGTCGAGCAGGTCTTTATCGCGCAGGATATGGCAACCACGATCACATTGCTGTTCGACGCCGATCACGGGCTGGATGAGAAGATTTTACGTGAACAGTTCTCAACCTGA
- a CDS encoding DUF2336 domain-containing protein encodes MPLGPVSDTLIKQAVSADTVESRALATQAIGRLIRDADLSDTQRRLSETLFDILSQDVCEEVRRALAITLRLSDNLPREVANRLIADIDTIAAPILSSSPVVTDEDLIAVLRSRAANKVRAIAERRGLSRQVSAELIDTNDRPAIAVLAANDSALISRNDAARLVELSSVDDLILEASLRRHDMPQDLAVRLIDLQAVSVEGALTPHTQHAATLTQDTASRAKAGWATSEWSAQAMNAYVTAMMSKRTLTEDVLARAAGQGDWRFVQVALAHLAQVTPAKAAMMVLDTQSYGLSALMRRARMGEAAQTLLLASADAYNAMERSGSRVTRSRFQRTMAERIATHPAADRFGELWLDWLDEGLGPRAVPI; translated from the coding sequence GTGCCTCTGGGCCCTGTATCGGATACGCTTATCAAGCAGGCTGTGTCGGCAGATACGGTCGAAAGCCGTGCGCTCGCCACACAGGCGATCGGCCGTTTGATCCGTGATGCCGATCTCAGCGATACACAGAGACGCCTGTCCGAAACGCTGTTCGATATTCTATCACAGGATGTCTGCGAAGAAGTGCGGCGCGCGCTCGCCATCACGCTGCGACTGTCGGACAATCTCCCGCGCGAAGTGGCGAACCGCCTGATTGCCGATATCGACACGATCGCGGCGCCGATACTCTCCTCATCGCCCGTCGTAACGGATGAAGACCTGATTGCCGTTCTGCGCTCGCGCGCCGCTAACAAAGTGCGGGCGATTGCAGAACGACGCGGCCTGTCGCGACAGGTTAGTGCCGAATTGATCGACACGAATGATCGCCCAGCGATTGCCGTTCTGGCCGCGAATGACAGCGCCCTGATTTCGCGCAACGATGCGGCGCGACTAGTCGAACTGTCCAGCGTTGACGATCTGATTCTGGAGGCGTCGCTGCGGCGTCATGATATGCCGCAGGATCTGGCCGTGCGCCTGATCGACCTCCAAGCTGTATCGGTCGAAGGCGCGCTGACGCCGCACACACAGCATGCAGCGACGCTGACACAAGATACGGCCAGCCGGGCCAAGGCGGGGTGGGCAACATCCGAATGGTCTGCCCAGGCCATGAATGCCTATGTGACGGCGATGATGTCCAAGCGGACGTTAACGGAAGACGTTCTGGCACGCGCAGCGGGGCAGGGAGACTGGCGTTTCGTTCAGGTTGCATTGGCCCATTTGGCACAGGTCACCCCGGCCAAGGCCGCGATGATGGTTCTGGACACGCAAAGCTATGGTCTCTCGGCGTTGATGCGCCGCGCGCGGATGGGAGAGGCTGCGCAGACATTACTGCTCGCCAGTGCGGATGCCTACAACGCGATGGAGCGCAGCGGATCCCGCGTCACGCGCAGCCGGTTCCAGCGGACCATGGCCGAACGTATCGCCACACATCCAGCAGCTGACAGGTTCGGGGAGCTCTGGCTCGACTGGCTTGACGAAGGTCTGGGGCCGCGGGCCGTTCCGATCTAG
- a CDS encoding M48 family metallopeptidase, which yields MCNAHSQTPTETASHPDPQALYRRKFLQYLGVGSVAAASGGLTSCATNPETGRRQFVGLAPSDAQLAQAAAQSWTAVKQQTPTSNDPRYTSRLKNIGNRISRGAGRSNQRWDYAVFDTDTKNAFVLPGNRVGFYKGMMDFTDNDDQIAAIMGHEVGHVAGRHAAERYSQQVAGQLAVAGGTILAGTQLGKNCDKSRTRAEYNNCVNSARRNTAYLQQALGLGFMLGVALPYGRRQELESDRLGVRYMAKSGYDPYQAVRLWEKMGAESGGSRGPEFLSTHPTPERRARELSDYITAQEKLGSRGYRSLDIPEDA from the coding sequence ATGTGCAACGCCCATTCCCAGACCCCGACCGAGACGGCGTCCCACCCGGATCCACAGGCTCTGTATCGCCGCAAATTCCTCCAATATCTTGGCGTCGGGTCTGTCGCAGCCGCTAGTGGCGGCCTGACGAGCTGCGCGACGAATCCGGAAACGGGTCGCAGGCAGTTTGTCGGCCTGGCCCCGAGCGATGCCCAGCTGGCACAAGCGGCGGCGCAGAGTTGGACCGCCGTCAAGCAACAAACTCCGACCTCCAATGACCCACGCTATACATCGCGCCTCAAAAATATCGGCAACCGCATTTCGCGGGGTGCGGGTCGCTCTAACCAGCGTTGGGACTATGCCGTGTTCGACACCGATACGAAGAATGCGTTTGTTCTGCCCGGCAACCGGGTCGGCTTCTATAAGGGTATGATGGATTTCACTGATAATGACGACCAGATCGCCGCTATCATGGGTCACGAAGTGGGACACGTGGCCGGACGTCACGCCGCTGAGCGTTACAGTCAGCAGGTCGCCGGACAGTTAGCCGTCGCGGGCGGCACGATACTCGCAGGTACGCAGCTGGGCAAGAATTGTGACAAGTCTCGCACGCGCGCGGAGTATAATAATTGCGTCAACAGTGCGCGCCGCAATACGGCCTATTTGCAACAGGCGCTCGGCCTCGGCTTCATGCTCGGCGTGGCGCTGCCCTATGGTCGCCGACAGGAGCTGGAGTCCGATCGTCTCGGCGTCCGCTACATGGCGAAATCAGGGTATGATCCATATCAGGCCGTGCGTTTGTGGGAGAAAATGGGCGCAGAAAGCGGTGGTTCCCGCGGCCCGGAATTCCTCTCGACCCATCCGACGCCGGAACGCCGGGCGCGAGAACTGTCCGACTACATTACGGCACAGGAAAAGCTTGGCAGCCGGGGTTACCGGTCGCTCGACATTCCCGAAGACGCATAG
- the phhA gene encoding phenylalanine 4-monooxygenase: MGVHDPVIDEQTPASDFTIEQRWDRYTTEEHAVWDTLYARQISILKNRAVDEFHHGLGLLDLGSGGIPDLSDINPKLKALTGWEVVMVPHLVPDDVFFDHLANRRFPSGRFIRKRSQLDYLEEPDIFHDIFGHVPMLTLPVFADYMQAYGKGGQRAQTMGRLKELARLYWYTVEFGLIQQAEGLRIYGAGIVSSAGETPFCLESDSPNRIRFDLERVMRTDYKIDDFQQVYFVIDSFDQLLDVTQQDFTALYERLGTDMTRFGLTDIIDADEVYHHGDQAYAQAAAARSRHDADAGETE; the protein is encoded by the coding sequence ATGGGCGTGCATGACCCCGTCATCGATGAACAGACACCGGCCAGCGATTTCACGATCGAGCAGCGCTGGGACCGGTATACGACGGAAGAACACGCCGTCTGGGACACGCTCTATGCCCGACAGATCTCGATTCTGAAGAACCGGGCCGTTGATGAATTCCACCACGGCCTTGGATTGCTGGATCTGGGATCCGGTGGCATCCCCGATCTATCGGATATAAACCCGAAGTTGAAAGCGCTGACAGGCTGGGAAGTCGTGATGGTGCCGCATCTTGTCCCTGACGATGTGTTTTTCGATCATTTGGCCAATCGCCGCTTTCCATCCGGACGTTTCATCCGCAAACGCAGTCAGCTCGACTATCTCGAAGAACCAGACATTTTCCATGATATTTTCGGTCATGTGCCGATGCTGACCCTGCCGGTTTTCGCCGATTACATGCAGGCTTACGGCAAGGGCGGACAACGGGCGCAAACCATGGGACGGCTGAAGGAGCTGGCGCGTCTTTATTGGTACACAGTCGAATTTGGCCTGATTCAGCAGGCCGAGGGTCTGCGCATTTATGGCGCCGGGATCGTCAGTTCAGCTGGCGAAACGCCTTTCTGCCTGGAAAGCGACTCGCCCAACCGGATCCGTTTCGACCTGGAGCGGGTCATGCGGACAGATTACAAAATCGATGATTTCCAGCAGGTCTATTTCGTGATCGACAGTTTCGATCAGCTGCTCGACGTGACGCAGCAGGACTTCACAGCCCTCTATGAAAGGCTGGGAACAGATATGACACGCTTCGGACTAACCGACATCATCGATGCCGATGAGGTTTACCATCACGGCGACCAAGCTTACGCACAGGCCGCAGCAGCGCGCAGCCGTCATGATGCCGACGCTGGCGAGACCGAATAG
- a CDS encoding OmpA family protein — protein MKHRLLFAAATTALLAAPSLAMAQDSGVYIKGQVGYGVVTDADLVAGPTAPNSLVGGVAGQGNLAIALGLGYDFGENWRVELEGETLYNDLGSINGQPSSFAKLRADTLRLNLMYDFSNFGRWEPYVGAGVGLTRGKLTAGATDFVNDTGNILIRSLACVGNSPPPATISGLGTPITTARGCQVSDRDTNFSWNLMAGLGYDITDNLSWDTNYTYTDIGDFNYDGVYNTANPVDGPLFGGLETQLEGAATHVLKTGFRYRFGKSTPAPIIVTPPPAPETFTCWDGVTEVTDLALCPAQTYTCWDGVTEVTDLDLCPPQMFRCDDGVTMVSDLAACPIIVADVCEEAFRQEIIYYEFDRGQSAETRNTINRILDIGQFCQIDNIRVVGHTDTSGPASYNMGLSERRASDAREELVRQGVNGAIIMSEGKGETEPFVQTGDGVREQLNRRTEVLLQLSNAPVMSN, from the coding sequence ATGAAGCATCGGCTTCTATTTGCAGCCGCCACGACTGCGCTTCTTGCAGCGCCGTCCCTTGCAATGGCACAGGACAGTGGCGTCTATATCAAAGGTCAAGTTGGCTACGGTGTCGTGACAGACGCTGATCTGGTCGCCGGTCCGACTGCACCGAACTCCCTCGTTGGTGGTGTTGCCGGACAAGGCAATCTCGCAATCGCTCTGGGTCTGGGTTACGACTTCGGTGAAAACTGGCGCGTCGAACTGGAAGGTGAAACGCTTTACAACGATCTCGGTTCGATCAACGGTCAGCCATCCAGCTTCGCCAAGCTGCGTGCTGACACGCTGCGCCTGAACCTGATGTATGATTTCAGCAACTTCGGTCGCTGGGAGCCTTATGTTGGTGCCGGGGTTGGCCTGACGCGCGGTAAGCTGACGGCTGGTGCAACGGATTTCGTAAACGACACGGGTAATATCCTGATCCGGTCGCTGGCTTGCGTGGGTAATTCACCACCGCCTGCCACGATCAGCGGATTGGGTACTCCGATAACGACGGCACGTGGTTGCCAGGTTTCCGATCGTGACACGAACTTCTCATGGAACCTGATGGCGGGTCTAGGGTACGATATTACGGACAATCTGTCCTGGGATACGAACTACACCTACACTGACATTGGTGATTTTAACTATGACGGTGTCTACAACACCGCCAACCCGGTTGATGGCCCTCTGTTTGGCGGGCTTGAAACGCAACTCGAAGGTGCTGCAACGCATGTTCTGAAAACGGGCTTCCGCTACCGTTTCGGCAAGAGCACGCCAGCACCAATCATCGTGACGCCTCCACCTGCACCAGAGACCTTCACGTGTTGGGACGGTGTGACGGAAGTGACCGATCTGGCTCTTTGCCCAGCTCAGACTTACACCTGCTGGGATGGTGTCACAGAAGTGACAGACCTGGATCTCTGCCCACCACAAATGTTCCGTTGTGATGACGGCGTGACAATGGTGAGCGATCTGGCAGCCTGCCCGATTATCGTGGCTGACGTCTGTGAAGAGGCGTTCCGTCAGGAAATCATCTATTACGAATTCGACCGCGGTCAGTCCGCCGAGACTCGTAACACGATCAACCGCATTTTGGACATCGGCCAGTTCTGCCAGATCGACAATATCCGCGTCGTCGGTCACACCGACACGTCCGGTCCAGCATCCTACAATATGGGTCTGTCCGAGCGCCGCGCATCTGATGCCCGCGAAGAGCTGGTCCGTCAGGGCGTCAACGGAGCGATCATCATGTCTGAAGGCAAGGGTGAAACCGAGCCGTTTGTTCAGACAGGCGATGGTGTCCGTGAGCAGCTGAACCGCCGCACAGAAGTGCTGCTGCAGCTCTCCAACGCGCCGGTCATGAGCAACTAG
- the tgt gene encoding tRNA guanosine(34) transglycosylase Tgt, giving the protein MAVFPFDIHATDGAARTGTLQTARGDIQTPAFMPVGTAATVKGVYMEQVRQTGADVILGNTYHLMLRPGAERLARLGGLHHFCGWGGPMLTDSGGFQVWSLSKLRKMSEQGVEFRSHIDGSRHMLSPERSMEIQADLLGADICMQFDECTAYPSTHEQARTSMELSLRWGERSLERFGDRPDQTLFAIVQGSTFEDLRIESAARSVSLGGYGGYAIGGLAVGEGHEAMCRVLDFTCPALPTDRPRYLMGVGKPIDIVEAVYRGVDMFDCVIPTRSGRHGQVWADTGPYNIRKAEFAEDDTPLDATVNCPASQTYSKAYVHHLIRSQEMLGQMILSWHNIAYFQDLMARMRRAIHASELDAFVTEFRRGLT; this is encoded by the coding sequence ATGGCAGTTTTCCCCTTCGATATTCACGCGACTGATGGCGCGGCACGGACAGGGACCCTGCAGACAGCCCGCGGCGACATTCAGACGCCGGCCTTCATGCCTGTCGGAACCGCTGCCACGGTCAAGGGCGTCTATATGGAGCAGGTGCGCCAGACTGGTGCGGATGTCATTCTGGGGAACACCTATCATCTGATGCTGCGACCCGGTGCCGAACGTCTCGCCCGGCTCGGCGGGCTGCACCACTTCTGCGGCTGGGGCGGCCCAATGCTGACCGATTCTGGAGGGTTTCAGGTGTGGTCGCTTTCCAAACTTCGCAAAATGAGCGAGCAGGGCGTCGAGTTCCGCTCGCATATTGACGGGTCCAGACACATGCTCAGCCCGGAGCGCTCAATGGAAATCCAAGCAGACCTGCTCGGTGCCGACATCTGCATGCAATTCGACGAGTGCACGGCCTACCCCTCAACTCACGAACAGGCACGGACCTCGATGGAGCTGTCCTTGCGCTGGGGCGAGCGGTCGCTGGAGCGGTTTGGCGATCGCCCCGATCAAACTCTATTCGCAATTGTGCAGGGATCCACCTTTGAAGATCTGCGCATCGAATCCGCCGCGCGGTCCGTCAGCCTGGGCGGCTATGGCGGCTACGCCATTGGCGGCCTGGCCGTAGGTGAGGGGCATGAGGCAATGTGCCGGGTTCTGGACTTTACCTGTCCGGCGTTGCCCACGGACCGGCCACGCTACCTGATGGGGGTCGGCAAACCGATCGATATCGTCGAGGCGGTCTATCGCGGTGTGGATATGTTCGATTGCGTCATTCCGACCCGTTCGGGACGTCACGGGCAGGTCTGGGCCGATACGGGACCCTATAATATCAGGAAGGCCGAATTTGCCGAAGATGACACGCCGCTGGATGCAACGGTCAATTGTCCGGCGTCGCAGACCTACAGCAAAGCCTATGTTCACCACCTTATCCGGTCGCAGGAAATGCTCGGCCAGATGATCCTGTCTTGGCACAATATCGCCTATTTTCAGGATCTGATGGCACGCATGCGCCGCGCTATTCACGCTTCAGAGTTGGACGCGTTCGTCACCGAGTTTCGTCGCGGGCTGACCTGA